The DNA sequence CCGGAGATGATACGCAAAGCCGTTCCCGGTGTCACCGGGGCTCACCCCGGCGGCGCTCGATCGCCGGCCCCACCGAGAGCACCGCGATCGCGGCGACGAGGAGCGCCACCCCCACGAGCTCGTTGACGGGCGGGCGCGGCTCGCCGAGCGCGACCCACAGGGCATAGCTCGCGACCACGCCGGCGAGCAGGCTGGAGATGCGGTTCACGGGCACGCAGAACGTGTTCTCCCGCTTGTCGAGCAGGATGAGGCCCCCGAAGATGCCGGTGCCCTGGGAGAGGATCCCGATGACCGCCGCGACGCCGACGATGCCGAGCGTCCACAACCCGGCGAGCCCCGTCGGCCCGGAGAAGCCCTGGGCGACGCCGTGGGCGAAGCCCGAGCCCTGCCCCACGCCCAGGCACGCGATGACGCCCAGCGAGAGCACCAGCACCGGGGTCGCCACCATCTGCTCCTCGACGAAGTAGCGCGTGCGCGCGTTCTCGTCGTCCGACTTGGCGAGCCGGGTCATGAAGCGTAGGCGCATGAAGTACGCCGCCAGGTAGATCGAGACGGTGAGGGCCGCGACGGCGGTGATGTCGTAGCTGACCTCGCCCAGGAAGAAGGCGCAGAGCAGCGAGAGGATGCTCAGCGCCAGGGCGACCCACGAGTACCACTTCACCTTGCGGCCGGAGAGCAGGTCGGTGACCGGCGCGATGATCAGCACCCCGCCGCGCATGAGCAGCATCATGAAGACGATCGACACGCCGGTGAAGGTGTAGGCGAGCGTCGTGGTGGGGATGACCGCCGCCGTGCCCAGGCCCGACAGCGCGGTCCAGATCCCGGGGACCGGGACGCTCAGGCCGAGGATCCTCTTGTGGGTCGCGTGCTTCCACCAGCCCAAGGCGCTGATGACCGAGAACATCATCAGCATCGAGGCGATCGCAGTGAGCGGCAAAAGCTCGCTGCCCGAGAGCCCCCGGTACTTGGTGAGGTACTTGGTGAGCGCGCTGTAGGGCGCGTAGCAGGCGAAGTAGCCGAAGGCGAACCACCAGATGCTCGGGAACTTCTTGGGAGGTTGGCCCATGACGGCCCATCCTCCCTCCGAAGGGCGGCTAGGGCAACGCATTAGGAGACACTTCGCCACAATCGGGCGCCGTCCTTCGCGTTGTTCGCCGTCCCGGGTCGGGATATAAGTGGAAGAATGCTGCACGAAGAGAAGATCGTCCTCATGACCGAGGACGAGCTCCTGGCCGCCGAGGTCGCGCGGATCCTGCACGACGTCGAGATCGGGGTCGTGCGGGCCACCGGCGCGGAGCACGCGCTCGGGATGGTCCGCGCGCTTCGCCCGAACCTCGTCCTCCTCGACGCCAAGCTCTCGTACTCCGGCGCGCTCGAGGCGTGCCGCGTCCTGCGCTCCGAGATCCCGTCGGCGGAGTTCGGCATCCTCGTGCTCGTGACCGACGCGGACGACCTCAGCATGGCGGATCTGCTCACGAACGGCGCGGACGACGTCGTGAGCCGGAAGCTCAAGCCCTGGGGCTTCAAGGCGCGCATCGCCTCGCACTCGCGGCGCATCCGGTCCGGCCGGTCGCTCGCGCACAAGGTGCGGGACTCCGAGAAGCTCGTGGAGATCACCTCGACGCTCGTCGGCGCGGGCGATCTCTTCGAGAGCCTGTACGCGGTGGCGTCGCTCCTCTCCGAGGAGCTCGACGTCACCCGGTGCTCCGTGGTCCTCGTCGGGCTGGAGCACAGCCTCGGCCTCGTCATCGCGTCGAGCGACGATCCGCAGATCCGCAGCCTGCCCATCGATCTGCGGCGCTACCCGGAGATCATGCGCGTGACCGAGGGGCGCGGGCCGCTCGTCGTGGCGGACGTCTCCGACTCCCAGATCCTGCAGACCGTGCTCCCCCGCCTCAAGAACGCGGACATCACCTCGGTCGCCCTCTTCCCGATCGCGCGCGACGAGGAGATCGTCGGCGTGATCTTCCTCAGGTTCGCCAAGAAGCGCGAGTCGTTCGAGGATCGCGAGCTCGTGTTCTGCCAGACCGTCGCCAACGCGACCGCCATCGCGCTGCGCAACCACGAGATCCTCCAGTCGCTGCACGCCAAGACCCAGGAGGTCGAGCAGGTGCAGAGCGAGGCCCGGAGCAGGCTCATGATGCTCGAGCCCTACTTCGACTTCTTCCACTCGTCGGTCGACGGCATGGTCGTGCTGAGCGACACCGGCGTCGTGCTGTTCGTGAACGCGCAGGGCTCGCGCATGCTCGGCTTCGGCGAGGAGCAGGTCCGGGGGGCGCCGTTCTCGGAGTTCCTGCACGTGGCGGACCGGTCGCGGCTCGAGGCGCTCATCGCGGACGCCTCTCCCGGCGGGGTCCGGCGCACCTCGGACTTCACGATCACGCGGGTCGAGGACGCCGATCGCGTGCTGTCGATCTCCGCCGGCGCGCTCGGCCGCGGGGGCATGACCCTGCTCACCATGCGGGACGTGACGGAGGATCGCGCCACTGCGCGCCACCTCGTCGAGGCCCGCGAGCGGCTCATCGAGAGCGAGAAGAAGTCCGCGATGATGGAGGTGGCCGGCGCCGCGGCCCACGAGCTGAACCAGCCGCTCACCTCGGTCATGACGAGCGTCGCGATGATGCGCCGGCTCCTGGCCGGGGACGACGAGCGTCCGCGCAAGCTCATGGAGACGGTCGAGCGCGAGGCGGAGCGCATGGCGTCGATCATCCGCCGCCTGAGCAAGCTCACCGAGTACACCACGAAGAGCTACGTGGGCACGGCGCGGATCATCGATCTCGATCGCGTCGCCGACGAGACCCAGCGCACCCCCACGGAGCGCCCGCGCACGGAGGGCGACTGATGGCCGTCGTCGAGTCCCCGAGCGACGCCCGCGTCCTCGAGTCCTTCATCGAGCTCTCCCACGCGCTGGGCCTCCAGATGCGCGAGGACGAGCTGGTCCGGGTCTTCTCGGACGTGTTCGAGGATCTCCTCCCCGGCCGGCTCGTCGCGATCCGGATAGCCGCCGACGAGGGCGGGGGCCTGAAGCTCGTCTACGCGAACGGCCGCCTCAAGGACGAGGAACGCGACGCGTTCCGCCTCACGGGCGGGGCGTTCGAGGGGCTGAAGCTCTCTTTCGAGGAGGAGGCGGGCGTGCTCGACGGGACGGGGGCCGAGCGGGCCGACGCGTACGCCGCGGTGTTCGTGAGCGGCGTCTCCGGCTTCGAGGTGGCGCTCTGCGACAGGAAGCGGTTCTACGGCGCGATCAACGTGGAGTACCCGGAAGCGGACGGCGCCCCGCGCGAGGCGGATCGGCGCATCGCGGTGCCGCTCGCGCACCAGATGTGCGCCGCGCTGCGCAACACGCGGCTGATCGCCGAGACGGTGTTCCTCAAGGAGTACCTCGAGAAGCTCCTCGACAACGCCAACGCCCCGGTGATCGTCGCCGATCGCCACGGCCGGATCACCGTGGTCAACAAGGCCGTGGAGCGCCAGACCGGCTACTCCCGGGAGGGGATCCTCGGCACCGACTTCACCTCGCTCGTGCCGGAGGCCGATCGGGCACGGCTCCTGCCGCTCGTCATCTCGGCGATGCGCGGCGAGCCCGCCAACGCCATCGAGGTCCGCATCGCCAAGCCGGACGCCAAGGGGTTCGCGCACATCGCCTTCAACACGGCGCCGATCCTCTCCGCGTACGGCGAGCTCGACGCGGTCATCTTCGTCGGCCAGGATCTCACCGAGGTGCGCGAGCTGCAGAAGCAGGTCATCCATACGGAGAAGCTCGCCACCCTCGGGCAGGTGGCCGCGGGCGTCGCGCACGAGCTGAACAA is a window from the Pseudomonadota bacterium genome containing:
- a CDS encoding GAF domain-containing protein — encoded protein: MLHEEKIVLMTEDELLAAEVARILHDVEIGVVRATGAEHALGMVRALRPNLVLLDAKLSYSGALEACRVLRSEIPSAEFGILVLVTDADDLSMADLLTNGADDVVSRKLKPWGFKARIASHSRRIRSGRSLAHKVRDSEKLVEITSTLVGAGDLFESLYAVASLLSEELDVTRCSVVLVGLEHSLGLVIASSDDPQIRSLPIDLRRYPEIMRVTEGRGPLVVADVSDSQILQTVLPRLKNADITSVALFPIARDEEIVGVIFLRFAKKRESFEDRELVFCQTVANATAIALRNHEILQSLHAKTQEVEQVQSEARSRLMMLEPYFDFFHSSVDGMVVLSDTGVVLFVNAQGSRMLGFGEEQVRGAPFSEFLHVADRSRLEALIADASPGGVRRTSDFTITRVEDADRVLSISAGALGRGGMTLLTMRDVTEDRATARHLVEARERLIESEKKSAMMEVAGAAAHELNQPLTSVMTSVAMMRRLLAGDDERPRKLMETVEREAERMASIIRRLSKLTEYTTKSYVGTARIIDLDRVADETQRTPTERPRTEGD
- a CDS encoding ATP-binding protein encodes the protein MAVVESPSDARVLESFIELSHALGLQMREDELVRVFSDVFEDLLPGRLVAIRIAADEGGGLKLVYANGRLKDEERDAFRLTGGAFEGLKLSFEEEAGVLDGTGAERADAYAAVFVSGVSGFEVALCDRKRFYGAINVEYPEADGAPREADRRIAVPLAHQMCAALRNTRLIAETVFLKEYLEKLLDNANAPVIVADRHGRITVVNKAVERQTGYSREGILGTDFTSLVPEADRARLLPLVISAMRGEPANAIEVRIAKPDAKGFAHIAFNTAPILSAYGELDAVIFVGQDLTEVRELQKQVIHTEKLATLGQVAAGVAHELNNPLTSITVYTNYLYKKLAGAIDDADLAKLGRVRDAAERIQSFSRDLVTYARPSGEEPTLIGVEELVGRSLSFCEHLIGESEADVSLDVASNLPPVYGIRGQLEQVCVNLLTNACHALPDEGGRISITARQRGDDRIEIVFSDTGRGIPEENLERVFEPFFSTKDQGEGTGLGLSIVRNILVNHDGEISVASEIDRGTTFTVVLYAG